In Setaria viridis chromosome 5, Setaria_viridis_v4.0, whole genome shotgun sequence, the genomic stretch CATGCAGTTCATCAAGCCCATTAAGTTCAGAATTTTGAGTGGAGCTTGTTACTTCGACAAACTTAACCACGTTACGAATACTATCATGCTCTTCATCGCCAACTAAATCACGAGCCACACAGATTAACTTGTCATAAACATCAGGTTTCAAACTGATGATATAAAGGAGGATCAGAAGTTCAAGCTGGGGTTCCCCATCATATGAAATCTCAAAGTACTCAGCATCCTGGCTAGTGCAACCAGAATAACCCAGATTACGCCATAGCAATACCCTTGCTCTTGCATGTCGACTGGAGAATATGGATGTGCACCACTTGTTAACCATTGCTAAGTCAATGTTGACAATGTCATATTGATTGTCGAGTTCTGTAAAACCATATCTATGAAGCAAAGCAGCATTCCCCATTGTACCATATGTATTGTACACCTAGAATGGAAGATATCAGGAAATAGACGTTACTAGTCGGAAGGAAAAAAGTATAGCTAGCAAGGTGGCAATGAGCATTACCTCCTCCCCTTCATTGGCATCTCTTACAACAATCATTTCCAAATCTTCATCGTCAACTCTTGAGCCTTTATAACAAATGCAACAGTATGAAATTAATGAGTGAAGCTGTCCACCAATCAATAGCAAATCTAGATAAGATCTAATGACAAACATCCATATATTTGTGAATATAACCTGAAGGACTGTTTGAGGGATTTTCTATAGTTGACTGCTCATCAGCAGAAGCATCACTCTGTTCATCATGATCTTCACCATCTGAGTCTGAGTCATCTGATGCAGACGTGAAGTGAACATGTTCACCATCAGTCTTGTGATTGAAACTGGGGAGAAGATGGATAGAAATTTTTCATTAGTAGCATAACCATGTAGGATAAGGACATTTACATGTTAACATGACAGACTTCAGACACATACATTAACACTACAAAGAATAACCAGGTAAATAAAATGATTTAATTACAGAATTACCATTAAACTTACAGGTCAGCCAGTGGAACCATTCCAAATCCATGATAGTTATCTATCTGGAAGGACCTTGAAGAGACAAGGGTCTTTGCAGCGAAATATTTGTCCAAGCTAAAATCATCTGGGTGAACATCCAGCCCTCCAGATGATATCAGGGGCTCAATGCATTCTTTCCAGTCCTCACAAAGGAATTCCCTGTCCTGCTTCACTATCTGCCTAGAAATTTATGTTATTAGAGTCATCTCCATGTTTAGCCAATAAAGGAAAATACCAACACGAAGGTATGTGCATTGCATCCGATGGTGCAATTTTGGAGCAAACAACATTAGAAACTACTGACTAGCTTGTATTATGAAACAACCAAGGAGAAAAGGTTCGTTCTCTTACAAAAGAAACTTAGTCGGGGagggaaaaataaataaattcattCAAAAGTATCATAGTGCACTGCAACATAGAATGCAGTCATACAGATACCAACGGTACAGCTTAGTCGTACAAGAAGAATAGGTTTCACCTTGTCTAGCTCGGTGCCGGCGAGGAGGCGCTCCGCCTCGTCAGCCGGCCACACGAGCGGCACGGACTCGCGGTCAGGAAGCAGTTGGAGATAGGCGTCCCACGGCGAGttggcgccgcgcgcgcgctcgtACATGACGGCGACGGCTAGCGCGAGGCACCCGCCTAGCTCGGCGGCCTCGATCGCCCCCGCGGCGCCGGTGGTGCGCGGGGTGAGGCACGCTCCGCGCGGGATGGTGGCTACCAGGTCGCCCTCGCGGAGCGGCGTGACGGCGCGCACGTGGACGCCGAGGGGGTCGGTGGCGTCGAGGCGGAGCGCGTCGCTGCAGACGACGCCGTGCGCGCGCATCCACCGCTTGAAGGCGcggaggcggctgcgggcggcggcgcggataAGGAACGCCGTTATAGGGGGCAACTTTGATGAGTATTAAGGAGGAGTAGACTGAGAGGGATCTCAccgtgctgcggcggcggcgtccatggcggcggcggcgagggggtcCGTCCTGGGGTGGGGTTTGCCCGTTTTCGTCTCGGAGAATCGTGGAAGTGGCTCGGTCGGTTCGAGCCGTGAGGAAACGAAGTATCGCGTGGGCTCATGATGGGCTGTGTCTAGTCCGTTACAATATTGGGCCTCACCTTTTGCATAGCCTAGCGTGAATATGGGCTGTTACAAGCTTACACTCGCGGAACTGTCACGTGTGGCGGCGAGTCCGGAGCACGCTGCAGTAGTACAGTTGTACAGGCAACCATGACTGCCATTCAAGTTCGCCGGGATCAGGCCTtatttagttgctaaagtttggaggtgccaaattactgttacaacactgtagcacactgtagcgtttcgtttgtatttgtgaattattatccaaacattaactaattaggctcaaaagattcgtctcgcaaagtacaacaaaactgtgcaattagtttttaatttcatctacatttagtactccatgcatgtaccgcaagtttgatgtgatggagaatcttctttttgtatagtgctaaagttaggagttgggggtgacCTAAACAAGGGCTCAATTGCTTTGGCCATGTTAATGTCACCTGCATAAATTCTGTCAGGGTGCCGCGCAGGTCAACCGTCGCATTTCCACtactgttttatttttttatggttTACtttaaagggaaaaaaaagagtaaaaatgaACAGCAGCCACGGAGCAGCCTATGCATAAAATCTACAGTAAAAATAACTTGAAATAATGCAGCAAATAGGACCATATCCGTCACCCACGAGATGAAGCTACAGCATTGGATTAGCGTTAACGAT encodes the following:
- the LOC117857063 gene encoding ribosomal lysine N-methyltransferase 3 translates to MDAAAAARRLRAFKRWMRAHGVVCSDALRLDATDPLGVHVRAVTPLREGDLVATIPRGACLTPRTTGAAGAIEAAELGGCLALAVAVMYERARGANSPWDAYLQLLPDRESVPLVWPADEAERLLAGTELDKIVKQDREFLCEDWKECIEPLISSGGLDVHPDDFSLDKYFAAKTLVSSRSFQIDNYHGFGMVPLADLFNHKTDGEHVHFTSASDDSDSDGEDHDEQSDASADEQSTIENPSNSPSGSRVDDEDLEMIVVRDANEGEEVYNTYGTMGNAALLHRYGFTELDNQYDIVNIDLAMVNKWCTSIFSSRHARARVLLWRNLGYSGCTSQDAEYFEISYDGEPQLELLILLYIISLKPDVYDKLICVARDLVGDEEHDSIRNVVKFVEVTSSTQNSELNGLDELHDVKKFLHSEDICSALLSLADARESLYGSNTLEEDEEKLQACCIVSERKLYHSLVLRVSERKILYRLRKYASSRSKTKKRKHP